The following are from one region of the Rhinoraja longicauda isolate Sanriku21f chromosome 11, sRhiLon1.1, whole genome shotgun sequence genome:
- the akr1a1b gene encoding aldo-keto reductase family 1 member A1-B isoform X2, with translation MSTSNYAVLNTGQKMPLIGLGTWKSAPGEVKTALKNALKIGYRHVDCAAVYNNEAEIGDLLKEIIGVDKMVKREELFVTSKLWNTKHHPEDVEPACRKSLEDLKLAYLDLYLIHWPYAFQKGDNPFPKNPDGTMQYDDIDYKKTWKAMEKLVEKGLVKAIGLSNFNSQQIGDVIAAATIKPAVLQVECHPYLAQNELIGYCQKHGIIVTAYSPLGSSDRMWKAADEPVLLEDANIKTIANEHGKSPAQVLLRWQVQRGVVAIPKSVNAARIAQNLQVFDFALTEDEMKTVGSLNRNWRYIVPKIVVDNKSVFRDALHPHYPFNDPY, from the exons GTCAAAACAGCTTTGAAGAATGCTTTAAAGATTGGTTATCGTCATGTGGACTGTGCTGCAGTGTACAATAATGAGGCTGAAATAGGAGACCTTTTAAAAGAAATAATTGGTGTTGACAAG ATGGTAAAACGTGAAGAACTTTTTGTAACCTCCAAGTTGTGGAATACTAAGCATCATCCTGAAGATGTGGAACCTGCCTGTCGTAAATCTCTGGAAGACCTGAAGCTTGCTTATCTGGATTTGTACCTCATTCACTGGCCTTATGCCTTTCA AAAAGGTGACAACCCCTTTCCAAAGAATCCTGATGGCACTATGCAGTATGATGATATTGATTATAAGAAAACTTGGAAAGCCATGGAGAAATTAGTAGAAAAGGGCTTGGTGAAAGCTATTGGACTCTCGAATTTCAACAGTCAACAGATTGGTGATGTTATCGCTGCAGCTACTATTAAGCCTGCAGTGTTGCAG GTAGAATGCCATCCATACTTAGCACAAAATGAGCTGATCGGATATTGCCAGAAACATGGAATCATAGTTACTGCTTATAGTCCTCTTGGTTCTTCTGATCGCATGTGGAAAGCCGCAGATGAACCAGTTTTACTAGAAGATGCTAATATTAAAACTATTGCTAATGAACATGGGAAATCACCTGCTCAAGTGTTGCTCAG GTGGCAGGTACAGCGTGGAGTTGTAGCCATTCCCAAGAGTGTCAATGCAGCACGAATTGCACAGAACCTGCAG GTGTTTGATTTTGCACTGACTGAAGATGAGATGAAAACAGTTGGAAGTCTCAATAGAAACTGGCGGTATATTGTTCCGAAGATAGTG GTTGACAACAAATCTGTATTCAGAGACGCGCTGCATCCGCATTATCCTTTCAACGATCCATACTAG